Proteins co-encoded in one Salvia splendens isolate huo1 chromosome 4, SspV2, whole genome shotgun sequence genomic window:
- the LOC121798980 gene encoding nicotinamide adenine dinucleotide transporter 1, chloroplastic-like — MAAQSHGVSLRGLLCNAGAGAAAGAIAATFVCPLDVIKTRLQVHGLPRLANANIRGSVIIQSLEQIFQKEGLRGMYRGLSPTMLAMFPNWAVYFTIYEQLKSFLGSDDVNQQLSVGASMAAASGAGAATAITTNPLWVVKTRFQTQGMRAGVVPYRGTLSALKRIAHEEGIRGLYSGLVPALAGISHVAIQFPTYEKIKSYLAKQGNTTTDKLSASDVALASSVSKIFASTLTYPHEVVRSRLQEQGYHSEKQYSGVVDCIKKVFKQDGIPGFYRGCAINLLRTTPAAVITFTSFEMIHRFLVTLFPPDQHPQPLR; from the exons ATGGCTGCTCAGAGTCACGGCGTTAGTCTTAGGGGCCTTCTCTGCAATGCTGGCGCCGGCGCTGCGGCTG GTGCGATTGCAGCTACTTTTGTATGCCCTTTAGATGTTATCAAGACTAGGTTACAGGTCCATGGGCTTCCCCGGCTTGCAAATGCTAATATCAGAG GTAGTGTTATAATTCAAAGTTTAGAACAGATATTTCAGAAGGAGGGATTACGCGGTATGTACAGAGGACTCTCCCCTACTATGCTTGCCATGTTTCCAAATTGGGCA GTGTATTTCACAATTTATGAACAATTAAAGAGTTTTCTTGGTTCCGATG ATGTAAATCAGCAGCTCTCTGTTGGTGCAAGTATGGCGGCTGCTTCTGGTGCTGGAGCTGCAACAGCAATCACGACAAATCCTCTTTGGGTTGTCAAAACAAGGTTTCAG ACACAAGGGATGAGAGCAGGTGTGGTGCCGTATAGGGGTACATTATCTGCCTTAAAAAGAATTGCACATGAAGAGGGCATTCGTGGATTGTATAG TGGACTAGTGCCAGCTTTGGCTGGTATAAGTCATGTTGCTATTCAGTTTCCAACATATGAAAAGATAAAGAGTTATCTAGCTAAACAAG GCAACACAACGACTGATAAACTCAGTGCAAGTGATGTTGCTTTAGCTTCGTCCGTTTCAAAAATATTTGCTTCGACCTTGACATATCCTCACGAG GTTGTCCGTTCAAGACTTCAAGAACAAGGTTACCACTCCGAGAAGCAATATTCTGGAGTGGTCGACTGCATCAAGAAGGTTTTCAAGCAAGACGGCATCCCTGGTTTCTACCGGGGTTGTGCCATCAACCTGCTGAGGACGACCCCAGCTGCTGTAATCACATTTACCAGTTTTGAGATGATTCACCGATTTCTCGTTACATTGTTCCCTCCTGATCAACACCCTCAACCATTGAGATGA
- the LOC121798563 gene encoding kinesin-like protein KIN-14I isoform X2: MAAIEGALPFSVASVVEDVLQQHGSRSRGLDLDARRAEEDVIRRYEAAAWMRKLIGVVAAKDLPAEPSEEEFRHGLRSGIILCNVLNKVQAGAVHKVVESPSDPVLVPDGAALSAFQYFENVRNFLVAVEEMGMPTFEASDLEQGGKSSRVVNCVLALKSYSEWKQTGGNGVWKFGGNLRTSTSGKQFARKNSEPFTGTISRSSSMNEKSLNGTCNEQDSNRNSSSSLSMLVRSVLLDKKPEEVPNLVESVLCRVVEEFESRIGSQIEPKKACFRDSTVSHGNKSSVNLSSPQVKAEQKKPAAILKKNDVLQKNKVDEESERKLMNQHLIVNQQHKDITVLKQTLSTTKAGMQSMQMKFHEEIHNLGLHIHGLAHAASSYHRVLEENRKLYNQVQDLKGNIRVYCRVRPFLPGQYDHLNTIDHIEEGTICINTLAKNGKGRKSFNFNKVFGPSATQEEVFSDTQPLIRSVLDGYNVCIFAYGQTGSGKTFTMTGPRDLTEDSQGVNYRALRDLFMLAEKRKDTFYYEVSVQMIEIYNEQVRDLLNSDGLNRRLEIRNSSQTGLSVPDASLVRVASTTDIIDLMNLGHRNRAVGATALNDRSSRSHSCLTVHVQGRDLTTGSFLRGCMHLVDLAGSERVDKSEVTGDRLKEAQHINRSLSALGDVISSLAQKSTHVPYRNSKLTQLLQDSLGGQAKTLMFVHISPEPDAVGETISTLKFAERVASVELGAARVNKDPADLKELKEQIVSLKAALQQKTSGGGMQQSPYQPSLNTRDLSLPSPQGLRKSMEGVANTEVHRRGSRQKRQSLDLDELLGNSPSWPPSSSPGLCNVDDDREFCSGEWVDKLMVNKQDPFCGVDNLMTSWDPSNGNASDAIYQKYLPDSSKFYPDKSFGLFQTNSQFDACANDDVDEHDAGTSDSSEPDLLWQINHSKLGSFGNGGSPNELKPNHKHTKSQEFRSMIPRMGQSPLRKSVNEGGHGQTPLRMGRQATTETKRKTSSRK, from the exons ATGGCGGCGATTGAAGGCGCATTGCCGTTTTCCGTGGCGTCGGTCGTAGAGGATGTGCTGCAGCAGCACGGCAGCCGATCGCGTGGCCTCGATTTGGATGCTCGCCGCGCCGAAGAAGACG TAATAAGAAGATACGAAGCTGCGGCGTGGATGAGGAAACTGATCGGAGTAGTGGCGGCAAAAGATCTGCCAGCCGAGCCTTCTGAGGAAGAATTCAGGCATGGATTACGAAGTGGAATAATTCTCTGCAATGTACTCAATAAAGTTCAGGCTGGAGCTGTGCATAAG GTAGTCGAAAGTCCATCTGATCCAGTGCTTGTCCCTGATGGCGCTGCGCTATCTGCATTTCAGTACTTTGAGAATGTGAGGAACTTTCTTGTTGCTGTGGAAGAGATGGGAATGCCTACTTTTGAGGCTTCTGATTTGGAGCAG GGAGGAAAATCATCGAGGGTGGTGAATTGTGTTTTGGCGCTTAAATCCTACAGCGAATGGAAACAGACAGGAGGGAATGGGGTTTGGAAATTTGGTGGAAATCTTAGAACAAGTACATCAGGGAAGCAATTTGCACGAAAAAACTCTGAGCCTTTTACGGGTACCATATCAAGGAGCTCGTCTATGAATGAGAAATCTCTGAATGGCACATGCAATGAGCAAGATTCTAACAGAAAT TCTAGTTCATCCTTGAGTATGCTTGTTCGGTCGGTTTTATTGGACAAGAAGCCAGAGGAAGTGCCAAAT CTTGTTGAGTCTGTATTATGTAGGGTTGTGGAGGAGTTTGAGAGTCGCATTGGAAGCCAAATTGAACCG AAGAAAGCTTGCTTTAGGGACTCGACCGTTTCTCATGGCAACAAATCCTCTGTGAACCTCTCTTCACCCCAAGTGAAG GCCGAACAGAAGAAACCAGCTGCAATACTGAAGAAAAACGACGTGTTACAGAAGAACAAGGTCGATGAAGAATCAGAACGTAAATTAATGAACCAGCACTTGATTGTTAATCAGCAACATAAGGACATTACC GTGCTCAAGCAAACTCTTTCAACTACAAAAGCAGGCATGCAGTCCATGCAAATGAAATTCCATGAAGAAATTCACAATCTTG GCCTCCATATTCATGGACTAGCTCATGCTGCTTCTAGTTATCATAGAGTTCTCGAGGAAAACCGGAAGCTTTATAATCAAGTCCAGGACCTAAAGG GAAACATTAGGGTTTATTGCCGTGTCAGGCCATTCTTGCCTGGACAATATGATCATTTGAATACCATTGATCATATTGAAGAAGGAACCATATGCATAAACACTCTCGCAAAGAACGGGAAAGGGCGCAAATCTTTCAACTTTAACAAAGTATTCGGTCCTTCTGCAACTCAAG AGGAGGTATTTTCGGACACCCAGCCACTAATAAGATCGGTCCTTGATGGTTACAACGTCTGCATTTTTGCTTATGGCCAAACTGGCTCAGGAAAGACTTTCACCATG ACTGGACCGAGGGATCTCACAGAGGATAGTCAGGGAGTGAACTATAGAGCTTTACGTGATCTGTTTATGCTTGCCGAGAAAAGAAAGGATACTTTCTACTATGAAGTGTCTGTTCAAATGATAGAGATTTACAATGAACAAGTCAGAGATCTACTGAATTCAGATGGTTTAAACAGAAG ATTAGAAATCCGAAACAGTTCCCAGACAGGACTTAGCGTACCAGATGCAAGTTTAGTTCGCGTCGCCTCAACAACTGACATTATCGATCTGATGAATCTTGGACACAGGAACCGAGCCGTGGGTGCAACTGCACTCAATGACCGTAGTAGTCGTTCACACAG TTGTTTAACAGTTCACGTCCAGGGAAGAGACTTGACCACCGGTAGCTTCCTCCGAGGTTGTATGCATCTAGTCGATCTGGCTGGGAGTGAGAGAGTCGATAAATCAGAAGTAACCGGAGACAGACTCAAAGAGGCTCAGCATATTAACAGATCACTTTCTGCATTGGGTGATGTGATCTCCTCCCTTGCCCAGAAGAGCACACATGTCCCCTACAGAAATAGCAAACTCACTCAACTGCTCCAAGACTCACTCG GAGGGCAAGCCAAAACACTGATGTTCGTCCACATAAGTCCGGAGCCTGATGCCGTTGGAGAGACCATCAGCACACTTAAATTTGCTGAGCGTGTTGCTTCTGTTGAGCTTGGCGCTGCACGAGTGAACAAGGATCCTGCAGATCtgaaggaactcaaggaacaG ATCGTCAGTTTGAAGGCCGCCTTGCAGCAAAAGACATCTGGTGGTGGCATGCAGCAATCTCCTTATCAACCTTCTTTAAACACTAGAGATTTGAGCCTGCCGTCGCCACAAGGGCTCCGGAAATCAATGGAAGGTGTAGCCAACACAGAG GTTCACCGCAGAGGATCGCGGCAAAAACGACAGAGCTTGGATCTAGACGAGCTACTTGGGAATTCGCCTAGCTGGCCACCTTCAAGCAGCCCCGGCCTATGCAATGTAGATGATGATAGAGAGTTCTGCTCTGGTGAGTGGGTGGACAAGCTCATGGTGAACAAGCAAGATCCGTTTTGTGGAGTAGACAATCTCATGACTAGTTGGGATCCGAGCAACGGCAACGCGTCCGATGCCATTTATCAAAAATACCTGCCTGATTCATCAAAATTCTACCCTGACAAGTCATTTGGCCTATTTCAAACAAACAGCCAGTTTGATGCATGTGCAAATGACGACGTGGACGAGCATGACGCCGGGACCAGCGACTCATCCGAGCCAGATTTGCTCTGGCAGATTAACCATTCCAAGCTTGGGAGCTTTGGAAATGGTGGGAGTCCAAATGAGCTTAAGCCTAATCACAAACACACCAAAAGCCAAGAATTCAG GAGCATGATTCCGAGAATGGGGCAGTCGCCATTGCGGAAATCTGTTAATGAAGGTGGACATGGACAGACACCCCTGCGGATGGGAAGGCAGGCTACTACTGAAACGAAGCGGAAAACAAGCAGTAGAAAATAA
- the LOC121798563 gene encoding kinesin-like protein KIN-14I isoform X1: MAAIEGALPFSVASVVEDVLQQHGSRSRGLDLDARRAEEDVIRRYEAAAWMRKLIGVVAAKDLPAEPSEEEFRHGLRSGIILCNVLNKVQAGAVHKVVESPSDPVLVPDGAALSAFQYFENVRNFLVAVEEMGMPTFEASDLEQGGKSSRVVNCVLALKSYSEWKQTGGNGVWKFGGNLRTSTSGKQFARKNSEPFTGTISRSSSMNEKSLNGTCNEQDSNRNSSSSLSMLVRSVLLDKKPEEVPNLVESVLCRVVEEFESRIGSQIEPKKACFRDSTVSHGNKSSVNLSSPQVKKAEQKKPAAILKKNDVLQKNKVDEESERKLMNQHLIVNQQHKDITVLKQTLSTTKAGMQSMQMKFHEEIHNLGLHIHGLAHAASSYHRVLEENRKLYNQVQDLKGNIRVYCRVRPFLPGQYDHLNTIDHIEEGTICINTLAKNGKGRKSFNFNKVFGPSATQEEVFSDTQPLIRSVLDGYNVCIFAYGQTGSGKTFTMTGPRDLTEDSQGVNYRALRDLFMLAEKRKDTFYYEVSVQMIEIYNEQVRDLLNSDGLNRRLEIRNSSQTGLSVPDASLVRVASTTDIIDLMNLGHRNRAVGATALNDRSSRSHSCLTVHVQGRDLTTGSFLRGCMHLVDLAGSERVDKSEVTGDRLKEAQHINRSLSALGDVISSLAQKSTHVPYRNSKLTQLLQDSLGGQAKTLMFVHISPEPDAVGETISTLKFAERVASVELGAARVNKDPADLKELKEQIVSLKAALQQKTSGGGMQQSPYQPSLNTRDLSLPSPQGLRKSMEGVANTEVHRRGSRQKRQSLDLDELLGNSPSWPPSSSPGLCNVDDDREFCSGEWVDKLMVNKQDPFCGVDNLMTSWDPSNGNASDAIYQKYLPDSSKFYPDKSFGLFQTNSQFDACANDDVDEHDAGTSDSSEPDLLWQINHSKLGSFGNGGSPNELKPNHKHTKSQEFRSMIPRMGQSPLRKSVNEGGHGQTPLRMGRQATTETKRKTSSRK, from the exons ATGGCGGCGATTGAAGGCGCATTGCCGTTTTCCGTGGCGTCGGTCGTAGAGGATGTGCTGCAGCAGCACGGCAGCCGATCGCGTGGCCTCGATTTGGATGCTCGCCGCGCCGAAGAAGACG TAATAAGAAGATACGAAGCTGCGGCGTGGATGAGGAAACTGATCGGAGTAGTGGCGGCAAAAGATCTGCCAGCCGAGCCTTCTGAGGAAGAATTCAGGCATGGATTACGAAGTGGAATAATTCTCTGCAATGTACTCAATAAAGTTCAGGCTGGAGCTGTGCATAAG GTAGTCGAAAGTCCATCTGATCCAGTGCTTGTCCCTGATGGCGCTGCGCTATCTGCATTTCAGTACTTTGAGAATGTGAGGAACTTTCTTGTTGCTGTGGAAGAGATGGGAATGCCTACTTTTGAGGCTTCTGATTTGGAGCAG GGAGGAAAATCATCGAGGGTGGTGAATTGTGTTTTGGCGCTTAAATCCTACAGCGAATGGAAACAGACAGGAGGGAATGGGGTTTGGAAATTTGGTGGAAATCTTAGAACAAGTACATCAGGGAAGCAATTTGCACGAAAAAACTCTGAGCCTTTTACGGGTACCATATCAAGGAGCTCGTCTATGAATGAGAAATCTCTGAATGGCACATGCAATGAGCAAGATTCTAACAGAAAT TCTAGTTCATCCTTGAGTATGCTTGTTCGGTCGGTTTTATTGGACAAGAAGCCAGAGGAAGTGCCAAAT CTTGTTGAGTCTGTATTATGTAGGGTTGTGGAGGAGTTTGAGAGTCGCATTGGAAGCCAAATTGAACCG AAGAAAGCTTGCTTTAGGGACTCGACCGTTTCTCATGGCAACAAATCCTCTGTGAACCTCTCTTCACCCCAAGTGAAG AAGGCCGAACAGAAGAAACCAGCTGCAATACTGAAGAAAAACGACGTGTTACAGAAGAACAAGGTCGATGAAGAATCAGAACGTAAATTAATGAACCAGCACTTGATTGTTAATCAGCAACATAAGGACATTACC GTGCTCAAGCAAACTCTTTCAACTACAAAAGCAGGCATGCAGTCCATGCAAATGAAATTCCATGAAGAAATTCACAATCTTG GCCTCCATATTCATGGACTAGCTCATGCTGCTTCTAGTTATCATAGAGTTCTCGAGGAAAACCGGAAGCTTTATAATCAAGTCCAGGACCTAAAGG GAAACATTAGGGTTTATTGCCGTGTCAGGCCATTCTTGCCTGGACAATATGATCATTTGAATACCATTGATCATATTGAAGAAGGAACCATATGCATAAACACTCTCGCAAAGAACGGGAAAGGGCGCAAATCTTTCAACTTTAACAAAGTATTCGGTCCTTCTGCAACTCAAG AGGAGGTATTTTCGGACACCCAGCCACTAATAAGATCGGTCCTTGATGGTTACAACGTCTGCATTTTTGCTTATGGCCAAACTGGCTCAGGAAAGACTTTCACCATG ACTGGACCGAGGGATCTCACAGAGGATAGTCAGGGAGTGAACTATAGAGCTTTACGTGATCTGTTTATGCTTGCCGAGAAAAGAAAGGATACTTTCTACTATGAAGTGTCTGTTCAAATGATAGAGATTTACAATGAACAAGTCAGAGATCTACTGAATTCAGATGGTTTAAACAGAAG ATTAGAAATCCGAAACAGTTCCCAGACAGGACTTAGCGTACCAGATGCAAGTTTAGTTCGCGTCGCCTCAACAACTGACATTATCGATCTGATGAATCTTGGACACAGGAACCGAGCCGTGGGTGCAACTGCACTCAATGACCGTAGTAGTCGTTCACACAG TTGTTTAACAGTTCACGTCCAGGGAAGAGACTTGACCACCGGTAGCTTCCTCCGAGGTTGTATGCATCTAGTCGATCTGGCTGGGAGTGAGAGAGTCGATAAATCAGAAGTAACCGGAGACAGACTCAAAGAGGCTCAGCATATTAACAGATCACTTTCTGCATTGGGTGATGTGATCTCCTCCCTTGCCCAGAAGAGCACACATGTCCCCTACAGAAATAGCAAACTCACTCAACTGCTCCAAGACTCACTCG GAGGGCAAGCCAAAACACTGATGTTCGTCCACATAAGTCCGGAGCCTGATGCCGTTGGAGAGACCATCAGCACACTTAAATTTGCTGAGCGTGTTGCTTCTGTTGAGCTTGGCGCTGCACGAGTGAACAAGGATCCTGCAGATCtgaaggaactcaaggaacaG ATCGTCAGTTTGAAGGCCGCCTTGCAGCAAAAGACATCTGGTGGTGGCATGCAGCAATCTCCTTATCAACCTTCTTTAAACACTAGAGATTTGAGCCTGCCGTCGCCACAAGGGCTCCGGAAATCAATGGAAGGTGTAGCCAACACAGAG GTTCACCGCAGAGGATCGCGGCAAAAACGACAGAGCTTGGATCTAGACGAGCTACTTGGGAATTCGCCTAGCTGGCCACCTTCAAGCAGCCCCGGCCTATGCAATGTAGATGATGATAGAGAGTTCTGCTCTGGTGAGTGGGTGGACAAGCTCATGGTGAACAAGCAAGATCCGTTTTGTGGAGTAGACAATCTCATGACTAGTTGGGATCCGAGCAACGGCAACGCGTCCGATGCCATTTATCAAAAATACCTGCCTGATTCATCAAAATTCTACCCTGACAAGTCATTTGGCCTATTTCAAACAAACAGCCAGTTTGATGCATGTGCAAATGACGACGTGGACGAGCATGACGCCGGGACCAGCGACTCATCCGAGCCAGATTTGCTCTGGCAGATTAACCATTCCAAGCTTGGGAGCTTTGGAAATGGTGGGAGTCCAAATGAGCTTAAGCCTAATCACAAACACACCAAAAGCCAAGAATTCAG GAGCATGATTCCGAGAATGGGGCAGTCGCCATTGCGGAAATCTGTTAATGAAGGTGGACATGGACAGACACCCCTGCGGATGGGAAGGCAGGCTACTACTGAAACGAAGCGGAAAACAAGCAGTAGAAAATAA